Proteins found in one Helicobacter sp. NHP19-003 genomic segment:
- the aroC gene encoding chorismate synthase, giving the protein MNTLGRCLRLSTFGESHGVLIGGVLEGVPAGLKIDLDYLQAEANRRKSINAYTTPRKEEDVVEVVSGVFEGVSTGAPIGLLIYNRNVKSKDYHNIKDAFRPGHADFTTWAKYGVRDYRGGGRTSARESVARVAAGAIAKMLLKELGIQVFSGVFSVAGIEAQSVDFNHAKTSPIFSLDKDTEPAQQEAILKAKAEGDSVGGVVLVQASGAHLLGLGEPLYDKLDARLGSVFMGLNGVKGVFIGDPSVARLSGSVYNDPLSPKGFKSNHAGGVLGGIGSGEDLAVWVHFKPTASIAKAQSTISTANEPITLELKGRHDPCIAIRGSVVCESLLALVVADFALLNMPIKLSSVRAFYRQM; this is encoded by the coding sequence ATGAACACTTTGGGGCGGTGCTTGCGTTTAAGCACCTTTGGCGAGTCGCACGGGGTGCTGATTGGGGGCGTTTTAGAGGGCGTGCCCGCAGGGCTAAAGATCGATCTAGATTATTTGCAGGCTGAGGCAAATAGGCGCAAAAGCATCAACGCCTACACCACGCCTCGTAAAGAGGAGGATGTGGTGGAAGTGGTGAGCGGAGTCTTTGAGGGGGTCAGCACGGGCGCGCCCATCGGCTTACTCATTTATAACCGCAATGTCAAAAGTAAGGATTACCACAATATCAAGGATGCCTTTAGACCCGGACACGCCGATTTCACCACTTGGGCAAAGTATGGCGTGCGCGATTACAGGGGCGGGGGGCGCACTTCAGCCAGAGAGAGCGTGGCACGGGTGGCAGCAGGGGCGATCGCTAAAATGTTGTTAAAAGAGCTAGGCATACAAGTCTTTAGTGGGGTTTTTAGCGTGGCAGGCATTGAGGCGCAAAGCGTAGATTTTAACCACGCCAAAACAAGCCCCATTTTTAGTCTAGATAAGGACACAGAGCCAGCGCAACAAGAGGCGATTTTAAAGGCGAAAGCAGAGGGCGATAGCGTGGGGGGCGTGGTCTTGGTGCAAGCCAGCGGGGCGCATTTGCTAGGGCTTGGCGAACCGCTTTATGACAAATTGGATGCGCGGCTTGGTAGCGTGTTTATGGGCTTAAATGGGGTGAAGGGGGTGTTTATTGGCGATCCTAGCGTGGCTCGTTTAAGCGGGAGTGTCTACAACGACCCTTTAAGCCCCAAGGGGTTTAAGAGCAACCATGCCGGGGGGGTGCTAGGCGGGATAGGCAGCGGGGAGGATTTAGCTGTGTGGGTGCATTTTAAGCCCACGGCCAGCATCGCTAAAGCCCAAAGCACCATCAGCACCGCTAACGAACCCATTACCCTAGAATTAAAGGGGCGGCATGACCCATGCATCGCCATTAGGGGGAGTGTGGTTTGCGAGAGCTTGTTGGCGTTGGTCGTGGCGGATTTTGCGCTTTTAAACATGCCAATCAAGCTTTCTAGTGTGCGGGCTTTCTATCGGCAAATGTGA
- the rnc gene encoding ribonuclease III: protein MRQARQRTSPKLQTKGKSVLKFANLNYHFKDEGLLQQALTHRSTQSPTNNERLEFLGDAVLDLAVAEILFERFNDLQEGDLSKMRASLVNEKAFYKLALLLDLQKHIVVSPAEAHNHGQSKPSILSSAFEALMGVVYLESGLEVVRALMQDLLDLAYHDLSLQALFTDYKSALQELTQERFKTIPTYVLKSESGPDHAKQFEMQVFISSKLYATCTAKSKKEAQQLCAKEALKQLTQGGL, encoded by the coding sequence ATGCGACAAGCTCGCCAAAGAACAAGCCCTAAACTACAAACAAAGGGCAAAAGCGTGCTGAAGTTTGCCAATCTAAACTACCACTTCAAGGACGAAGGGTTGTTGCAACAAGCCCTGACACACAGGAGCACGCAATCGCCCACAAACAACGAGAGGCTAGAATTTCTGGGCGATGCTGTCTTGGATTTAGCGGTCGCAGAAATTCTTTTTGAGCGCTTTAATGACTTGCAAGAGGGGGATTTGTCTAAAATGCGCGCGTCTTTAGTCAACGAAAAGGCGTTTTATAAGCTGGCTCTGCTCTTGGACTTGCAAAAGCACATTGTGGTCTCCCCCGCTGAGGCGCACAACCACGGGCAAAGCAAGCCGTCCATTTTGTCTAGCGCTTTTGAGGCGTTGATGGGCGTTGTTTACCTAGAGAGCGGGCTAGAGGTGGTGCGCGCTTTAATGCAGGATTTATTAGATTTAGCCTATCACGATTTGTCCCTGCAAGCCTTGTTTACCGACTACAAAAGCGCGTTGCAGGAACTCACTCAAGAGCGCTTTAAAACCATCCCCACCTATGTGCTAAAGAGCGAGAGCGGGCCAGACCATGCCAAACAATTTGAAATGCAAGTTTTTATTTCAAGCAAGTTGTACGCTACCTGCACAGCTAAGAGCAAGAAAGAGGCACAACAACTCTGCGCCAAAGAGGCACTAAAACAACTCACACAGGGGGGGCTATGA
- the rnhA gene encoding ribonuclease HI, translating into MKSIEIFCDGSALGNPGYGGYCSILRYKGVEKIIQGGEIYTTNNRMELRAVIEALKVLKEPCNIHLYSDSIYVCKGISEWLKMWVAKKFAKVKNVDLWQEFLTLKGAHAITTHWVKGHDGHAENERCDKLAKEQALNYKQRAKAC; encoded by the coding sequence ATGAAAAGCATCGAGATTTTTTGCGATGGGTCGGCTTTAGGCAATCCGGGCTATGGAGGGTATTGCTCCATTTTACGCTACAAGGGCGTGGAAAAAATCATCCAAGGCGGGGAGATTTACACCACAAACAACCGCATGGAGTTAAGGGCGGTCATAGAGGCACTCAAAGTCTTAAAAGAGCCGTGCAATATCCACCTTTACAGCGACTCTATCTATGTGTGTAAGGGCATCAGCGAGTGGCTGAAAATGTGGGTAGCTAAGAAGTTTGCCAAGGTGAAAAATGTAGACCTATGGCAAGAGTTCTTAACGCTCAAAGGCGCACACGCCATCACCACACATTGGGTCAAAGGGCATGATGGGCACGCTGAAAACGAACGATGCGACAAGCTCGCCAAAGAACAAGCCCTAAACTACAAACAAAGGGCAAAAGCGTGCTGA
- a CDS encoding peptidylprolyl isomerase, translating to MVLLHNKCTLGVLKRAFVCLCLVFLSLHADSGSNVESVTGKGVGGAKHNAKSLDEQIKKALKKPGQATQVAPKIEEQKKEEIKEGSSKPQPLKKLPPEDLVEERKDGIVGGIAVTVNNDPITLYQIETLEKEKHISRQQAINSLIIQRIQAQEIKRLKIDIEDDKIDAQIEEIAKHNGMGVNDFMRTLANEGIDPMHYRKQLKKQLETRELLRNILLFNVNTNSETKMREYYNAHREEFSVPSEVLVTRYTAKDTKTLTQALENKDIEIPGVSKGEEKINLKSLNPQIAQMFLSTKEHTFTPILNAGGGNYVSFYIQQKLGKEEVSFSQARSFIANKLIEEQQDKILAEYYEKLRVKAKIKFLR from the coding sequence TTGGTCCTTTTGCACAATAAATGCACCTTGGGGGTTTTAAAGCGGGCTTTCGTTTGCCTATGCCTTGTTTTTTTAAGCTTGCACGCAGACTCGGGCTCTAATGTGGAGTCGGTTACGGGCAAGGGAGTCGGTGGCGCAAAACACAACGCCAAGAGTCTGGATGAACAGATCAAAAAAGCACTCAAAAAGCCCGGCCAAGCCACACAAGTTGCTCCTAAGATAGAGGAGCAAAAAAAAGAAGAGATAAAAGAAGGGTCCTCCAAGCCCCAACCCTTAAAAAAACTCCCTCCAGAAGATTTAGTGGAGGAGCGCAAAGATGGGATTGTGGGTGGGATCGCCGTAACGGTGAATAACGACCCGATCACGCTCTACCAAATAGAAACCCTAGAAAAAGAGAAGCACATCAGTCGGCAACAGGCGATCAACTCTTTAATCATCCAGCGCATCCAAGCCCAAGAGATCAAACGCTTGAAAATCGACATTGAGGACGACAAGATCGATGCGCAAATCGAGGAGATCGCCAAACACAATGGCATGGGCGTGAACGATTTTATGCGCACTCTAGCCAACGAGGGGATCGACCCGATGCACTATAGAAAACAGCTTAAAAAACAGCTAGAAACAAGGGAGCTTTTGCGCAACATCTTGCTGTTTAATGTCAACACGAACAGCGAAACCAAAATGCGCGAGTACTACAATGCCCATAGAGAGGAATTTAGCGTGCCTAGCGAGGTTTTAGTCACCCGCTACACCGCTAAAGACACCAAGACCCTCACCCAAGCCCTAGAGAATAAAGACATTGAGATCCCCGGGGTGTCTAAGGGCGAAGAAAAGATCAATTTAAAATCCCTAAACCCCCAAATCGCCCAAATGTTTTTATCCACCAAAGAACACACCTTTACGCCTATCTTGAACGCTGGGGGGGGCAATTATGTGTCCTTTTACATCCAGCAAAAGCTCGGTAAAGAGGAAGTGTCTTTCAGCCAAGCCCGCAGTTTTATCGCCAACAAGTTGATTGAGGAACAACAGGACAAAATCCTTGCCGAATACTACGAAAAATTACGCGTCAAAGCCAAGATTAAATTTTTGCGCTAG
- a CDS encoding ATP-dependent Clp protease ATP-binding subunit: MPSSVFEKLTNHLKESLDQALSLALHAKNPEIEPIHLFWALLANTHSLLSQALLKMGVEKSPLELEARSLADKLPKSSSVSAQGLGLSKSLLDALHAGLGLAVQKGDSYVAIDTFIEANRELFKSYFGKFVDVRELIKTFESLRKGAKIEQPGDDATLEALETYGIDLTAKALDNALDPVIGRDEEILRMMQILIRKSKNNPILLGEPGVGKTAVVEGLAQRIAKKEVPLSLQHKRVVVLDMGMLIAGAKYRGEFEERLKKVVEEVKKAGNVILFIDEIHTIVGAGAGEGSMDAANILKPALARGELHTIGATTLKEYRKYFEKDSALTRRFQPIPLNEPSINETLQILRGIKETLEAHHNVSIADSALVASAKLSSRYIPDRFLPDKAIDLIDEAAAALKMQIESEPYALAHTKRLIQQLEVEKQALLMEESSANAERLKVVEKELQNALEEKQRLEVQFSNEQKVFKDIAASKNSIENLKRESLFAKQQADFRKAAEIDHDKIPTLEKEVASLEQKLAQMQAQGSLLESAVTKEGIARIVSQWTQIPVSKMLQEEKERILHIEDELSKSVVGQKDAIKAIARAIKRNKAGLSDPNKPIGSFLFLGPTGVGKTESAKTLAKFLFDSQKNLIRLDMSEYMEKHAASRLVGAPPGYVGYEEGGQLTEAVRRSPYSVLLFDEIEKAHPEVFNMLLQVLDEGRLTDNKGVVVDFKNTIIILTSNIASDKILEQQSAHAKMKEQQETLKANGIESEDILEIGEAYDLQKVVQEVLKGYFKPEFLNRLDDIVIFNPLEMASIVKIVDLLFAQIAERLKEKEISISLSPEAKEYIAKSGFDPIYGARPLKRALYEEVEDRLAAFLLETDTLHLTGKSLAFVVKNGTIIVEES, from the coding sequence ATGCCCTCTAGCGTTTTTGAAAAACTTACAAACCACTTAAAAGAGAGCCTAGATCAGGCCCTCTCTTTGGCGTTGCACGCCAAAAACCCCGAGATCGAGCCGATCCATTTGTTTTGGGCATTACTCGCAAACACGCACTCCCTTTTGAGCCAAGCCCTTTTAAAAATGGGCGTGGAAAAGTCCCCCCTAGAGTTAGAAGCCAGAAGTTTAGCCGACAAATTGCCCAAAAGCTCCAGCGTGAGCGCACAGGGTTTAGGTTTAAGCAAGTCTTTACTAGACGCTTTGCATGCAGGTCTTGGGCTTGCGGTGCAAAAGGGGGACAGCTATGTGGCGATCGACACTTTCATTGAGGCGAATCGAGAACTGTTTAAAAGCTACTTTGGCAAGTTTGTGGATGTGCGTGAACTTATAAAAACCTTTGAGAGTTTGCGCAAAGGGGCCAAGATCGAGCAGCCGGGCGATGACGCGACCCTAGAAGCCCTTGAGACCTATGGGATTGATTTAACCGCTAAGGCCCTAGACAACGCCCTTGACCCCGTGATCGGGCGTGATGAAGAGATTTTACGCATGATGCAGATTCTGATTAGAAAGAGCAAGAACAACCCCATTTTGCTCGGTGAGCCGGGCGTGGGCAAAACCGCAGTGGTGGAAGGGCTAGCGCAGCGGATTGCTAAAAAAGAAGTCCCCCTATCTTTGCAACACAAACGGGTGGTGGTTTTGGACATGGGTATGTTGATCGCCGGGGCAAAGTATCGGGGGGAGTTTGAAGAACGCTTAAAAAAAGTGGTCGAAGAAGTCAAAAAAGCAGGCAATGTGATCTTATTCATCGATGAGATTCACACCATCGTGGGTGCGGGGGCTGGCGAGGGGAGCATGGACGCGGCAAATATCTTAAAGCCGGCTCTGGCTAGAGGGGAGTTGCACACCATCGGAGCGACCACGCTCAAAGAATATAGAAAATACTTTGAAAAGGACAGCGCGCTCACAAGGCGTTTTCAGCCCATCCCCCTAAATGAGCCCAGCATCAACGAAACCTTGCAAATTCTAAGAGGGATCAAGGAAACTTTAGAGGCACACCACAATGTGAGCATCGCCGATAGCGCTTTGGTGGCGAGCGCCAAACTCTCTAGCCGTTACATCCCCGATCGCTTTTTACCCGATAAGGCGATCGACTTGATCGATGAGGCGGCGGCGGCGTTAAAAATGCAAATCGAATCCGAACCCTACGCCCTAGCCCACACAAAAAGATTGATCCAGCAATTAGAGGTGGAAAAACAAGCCCTTTTAATGGAGGAGAGCAGTGCAAACGCAGAGAGGCTCAAGGTGGTTGAAAAGGAATTGCAAAACGCCCTAGAGGAAAAGCAACGCCTAGAGGTGCAATTTAGCAACGAACAGAAAGTTTTTAAAGACATCGCCGCCAGCAAGAACAGCATTGAAAACTTAAAACGAGAATCGCTCTTTGCCAAACAACAGGCGGATTTTAGAAAAGCCGCCGAGATCGACCACGACAAAATCCCCACCTTAGAAAAAGAAGTGGCTAGCCTAGAGCAGAAATTGGCCCAAATGCAAGCGCAGGGCAGCCTGTTAGAGTCGGCGGTGACCAAAGAGGGCATCGCCAGAATTGTGAGCCAATGGACACAAATCCCCGTGTCTAAAATGTTGCAAGAGGAAAAGGAAAGAATCTTGCATATTGAAGACGAATTGTCTAAAAGCGTGGTGGGGCAAAAAGACGCGATCAAAGCCATCGCCCGGGCGATCAAACGCAACAAAGCCGGGCTTAGCGACCCGAATAAACCCATCGGCAGTTTTTTATTCTTAGGGCCTACGGGGGTGGGCAAGACCGAGAGCGCCAAGACTTTGGCGAAGTTTCTCTTTGACAGCCAAAAGAATTTGATCCGCCTAGACATGAGCGAATATATGGAGAAACACGCCGCCAGCCGTTTAGTGGGCGCGCCCCCCGGGTATGTGGGCTATGAGGAGGGGGGGCAGCTCACTGAAGCCGTGCGCCGTAGCCCTTATAGCGTGTTGCTTTTTGATGAGATCGAAAAGGCACACCCGGAAGTGTTTAACATGCTCTTGCAGGTCTTAGATGAGGGGCGGCTCACGGACAATAAGGGCGTGGTGGTGGATTTTAAAAACACCATCATCATTCTAACAAGCAACATTGCCAGCGATAAAATCTTAGAGCAACAGAGTGCACACGCCAAAATGAAAGAACAACAAGAGACACTGAAGGCTAATGGCATTGAAAGTGAGGACATTTTAGAGATTGGCGAGGCCTACGACTTGCAAAAAGTCGTACAAGAGGTGCTTAAAGGCTATTTTAAGCCCGAGTTTTTAAACCGTTTGGACGATATCGTGATCTTTAACCCTCTAGAAATGGCAAGCATTGTCAAAATCGTGGATTTGCTCTTTGCCCAAATTGCCGAGCGGCTCAAGGAGAAAGAGATCAGCATTAGTCTAAGCCCCGAGGCAAAAGAGTACATCGCTAAAAGCGGATTTGACCCCATTTATGGAGCACGGCCGCTTAAAAGGGCGTTGTATGAGGAGGTGGAGGACAGATTAGCGGCGTTTCTTTTAGAAACAGACACCTTGCATTTAACGGGCAAAAGTCTAGCGTTTGTCGTGAAAAATGGTACAATCATTGTTGAGGAAAGTTGA
- a CDS encoding methyl-accepting chemotaxis protein, with product MRSFSLGRQIVALWLLTITLIVVTLLLFAKSNHESVERVSALVSEDLKSFLGEKIKLATNVTAYNLARAIEGAKDDATRRAIVAHMLGNFRYEKDRSGYFFVYQKYIPFYSPNDKGGSGGSDEYLKDENGVYYMQELRKAAMNGGGFVSYIYPKPLPDGRTKDMHKISYAQKIDGAKDLWISTGLYIDNVIEHTQAISHEIETGIKRSFHVYALIVSLFMFLIVVPLYYLFYRKITGNIEALNGGLQDFFAFVNYESQKVPKVVVLNSRDELGEMSQALDTNVQKVCDHLQVDQNFSKNALEVLESVRTGDFTQNIQATASNPQLQHLGGNLNAFFGFLDEIFRQICQTIQTYSRNDFTKGMDTAHLQGSFLQLVCDINTLQQSTVGSLKHSLEIAHALSTETQNLNDTAHKLQDASKQQTQSLEQTNRTLENISDSMQSVNSKSHEVIEQSNGIKNIVITINEIADQIGLLALNAAIEAARAGEHGRGFAVVADEVRKLAERTQKSLSEIEANTQSLTQAINDAASAIDEQTKGIAQINETMQTLEATMAQNTQIATTSLEISKNVKSIAQNILDEANSKKF from the coding sequence ATGCGCTCGTTTTCTTTAGGTAGACAAATTGTTGCGCTGTGGTTGTTGACGATCACCCTAATAGTGGTGACCTTGCTTTTATTTGCCAAAAGCAACCACGAATCGGTTGAGCGAGTCAGCGCTTTGGTGAGTGAGGATCTAAAAAGCTTTTTAGGTGAAAAGATCAAACTCGCCACAAATGTAACGGCGTATAATCTAGCTAGAGCCATTGAAGGCGCGAAAGACGATGCCACTAGACGCGCCATCGTCGCTCACATGCTGGGTAACTTCCGCTACGAAAAAGACCGCTCTGGTTATTTCTTCGTTTATCAAAAATACATCCCTTTTTATAGTCCAAACGATAAAGGAGGCTCAGGGGGTTCTGATGAGTACCTCAAGGATGAAAATGGGGTTTATTATATGCAAGAATTACGCAAGGCAGCCATGAATGGCGGGGGCTTTGTGAGTTATATTTATCCAAAGCCCCTGCCCGATGGGAGAACAAAAGACATGCATAAAATCTCTTATGCGCAAAAAATCGATGGGGCTAAAGATTTGTGGATCAGCACAGGGCTGTATATAGATAATGTGATCGAACACACCCAAGCCATTAGCCATGAGATCGAAACAGGCATCAAGCGCTCTTTCCATGTCTACGCCTTGATTGTGTCCTTGTTTATGTTTCTAATCGTTGTGCCTCTTTATTATCTCTTTTACCGCAAAATCACGGGCAATATTGAAGCCTTAAATGGTGGCTTACAAGATTTCTTTGCTTTTGTTAACTACGAGAGCCAAAAAGTGCCCAAAGTGGTGGTACTTAACTCCAGAGACGAGTTAGGGGAGATGTCGCAGGCCTTAGACACTAATGTGCAAAAGGTGTGCGATCACTTGCAGGTGGATCAAAACTTTTCTAAAAACGCCCTAGAGGTTTTAGAGAGTGTGCGCACGGGCGACTTCACGCAAAACATCCAAGCCACCGCATCCAACCCTCAGCTACAACACTTGGGAGGCAATCTCAACGCCTTCTTTGGCTTTTTGGACGAAATTTTCCGCCAAATTTGCCAAACCATCCAAACCTACTCCAGAAATGACTTCACAAAGGGCATGGACACTGCACATTTGCAGGGCAGCTTTTTGCAGCTGGTGTGCGACATCAACACTTTACAACAAAGCACTGTGGGCTCGCTCAAGCACTCTTTAGAGATCGCCCACGCCTTGAGTACAGAAACGCAAAACTTGAACGACACTGCCCACAAATTGCAAGATGCCTCTAAACAACAAACCCAATCGTTAGAGCAGACCAACCGCACTTTGGAAAACATCAGCGATTCTATGCAAAGCGTGAACTCCAAGAGCCACGAGGTGATCGAACAATCCAACGGCATTAAAAACATTGTGATTACCATCAACGAGATCGCCGATCAAATCGGTTTGCTCGCCCTAAATGCCGCCATTGAAGCCGCCCGGGCGGGTGAGCATGGGCGTGGCTTTGCGGTGGTGGCCGATGAAGTGAGAAAACTCGCTGAGCGCACGCAAAAATCTTTGAGCGAGATAGAGGCAAACACGCAATCGCTCACACAAGCGATCAACGATGCGGCCAGTGCCATTGACGAGCAAACCAAGGGCATTGCGCAAATCAATGAGACCATGCAAACCTTGGAGGCAACGATGGCCCAAAACACCCAAATTGCGACCACTTCTTTAGAAATTAGTAAAAATGTCAAAAGCATCGCACAAAACATTTTAGATGAAGCAAACAGTAAGAAATTTTAA
- a CDS encoding tetratricopeptide repeat protein, which yields MEQLAFIYKDSLFSVAILAFIIGGVILIDYFRSTLAHRRNLKALNALSHSYAQVELAFEVQQLLQKEQENPLEVLGFQTWVFLAKHYAKHGNSEQAIKIYLALLPKYQNERIALLESLAKAYIDLGYVQKARDILTEVLRIDPRNTHALHTMVQVYETMCEPQKALETLECLDALGESGLLDNYHYLQMQILMQEDLGLKDQSRAILKLGKEQNKLYRGALKHLKTHHRGLFLQEIAQATEGRALVDLLWDIEESEIAPYLAELRPSVLEVFIAKGYSRGRCETLELEVYRTLHADYGLDLNFSYQCGACKSVSPFESYRCLVCAKIGPKEVVLSLDKHTSDHKASNLN from the coding sequence GTGGAGCAACTAGCCTTCATCTATAAGGACTCGCTCTTCAGTGTCGCCATTTTGGCGTTCATCATCGGGGGGGTGATTTTGATCGACTATTTCCGCTCCACCCTCGCCCACAGACGCAATTTAAAAGCCCTAAATGCCCTGTCCCACTCTTACGCCCAAGTGGAGTTGGCCTTTGAGGTGCAACAACTCTTGCAAAAAGAACAGGAAAACCCCCTAGAGGTGCTGGGCTTTCAAACATGGGTGTTTTTAGCCAAACACTACGCCAAGCACGGCAATAGCGAGCAGGCGATCAAAATTTATCTAGCCTTATTGCCTAAATACCAAAACGAGCGCATCGCTTTGCTTGAGAGCTTGGCAAAGGCGTATATTGACCTAGGCTATGTGCAAAAGGCACGCGACATTTTAACCGAAGTGTTGCGCATCGACCCTAGAAACACCCACGCCTTGCATACAATGGTGCAGGTGTATGAAACCATGTGCGAACCGCAAAAAGCCCTAGAAACTTTGGAATGCCTGGATGCTTTGGGTGAGAGCGGGCTGTTAGACAATTACCACTACTTGCAAATGCAAATCCTCATGCAAGAGGATTTAGGTTTGAAAGATCAAAGCAGGGCGATTTTGAAGCTGGGCAAGGAGCAAAATAAACTGTATAGGGGTGCTTTAAAGCATTTAAAAACCCACCATAGGGGCTTGTTTTTGCAAGAGATTGCACAGGCAACAGAGGGCAGGGCTTTAGTGGATTTGCTTTGGGACATTGAGGAGAGCGAAATCGCCCCCTACTTAGCCGAGTTGCGCCCAAGCGTGCTAGAGGTGTTTATCGCAAAGGGCTATTCTAGGGGGCGGTGTGAAACTTTGGAGTTAGAAGTGTATCGCACTTTGCACGCCGATTATGGCCTGGATTTAAACTTTAGCTATCAATGTGGGGCATGCAAGAGTGTGTCGCCCTTTGAGAGTTACCGCTGTTTGGTGTGCGCTAAAATTGGACCCAAAGAGGTGGTCTTAAGTCTAGACAAGCACACCAGCGACCACAAGGCGAGCAATTTAAACTAG